A stretch of the Haloplanus aerogenes genome encodes the following:
- the ppc gene encoding phosphoenolpyruvate carboxylase — protein MDLHHRTVRQDVRELGALLGDVLEVQSSTAAFEAVEDLRTAAIDYRDGTLPSREPLRTALGSLDSDLEGAAARAFTAYFELINLAEERERVRAIRRDEQEGRIEDSQTETIASLIERDADAETVQQVLDDVLIQPTFTAHPTEAHRKTIKAKLRTITQILETLDERRLTDADRRKSWNHLEAEVTSLWQTPQVRDRAPEPEDEARNVQWYLENTLFDVVGDVYADLEGTLAESYPEVDVPKLFEFRSWAGSDRDGNPAVTVDVTSETLERQRSVVLSKYRDELKRLSGILSQDAAWITPGDRFEASLLADRERFPEVASEAEARYPHEFYRQKLKLMRERLERVDDVRPGGYREPEELVDDLEAIDESLRLNDAESIADAYVEPLIRKVDTFGFALASLDLRDHQKNHTETVGELLERQGVEYRDLDEEGRIDVLTEAILQDADVVDLSNPGDVSDTTQRVCKRFDALQRWQREYGADAIDTYCISMTEEPSHVLEVLFLADQAGVVSLPEYSGLDVVPLLETESALDGARRIMGTLFENEAYAAALSCRGDTQEIMLGYSDSNKENGFLAANWDLYRNQRRLADITDEFGVQMRLFHGRGGSISRGGGPMHEAMLALPIETVTGEIKFTEQGEAIAEKYGNPRIAERNLERMLDAQMRAREQSMEGPIKETPDAWTDAMETMAPAARTAYTDLLETDGFIPYFETATPITVIEDLNLGSRPASRSGERTVEDLRAIPWVFSWTQSRCILPGWYGLATGIDAYLDDGGSMETLRKMYERWPFFRTTLDNAAQAMAKTDMEIAEEYANLAPAELRERFFPRIRSEHERAVELVLDITGRDDPLRRPWLRESLDRRNPYVDPLNFLQTRLLARDDRTPSEERTLRLTVKGIAAGMKSTG, from the coding sequence ATGGATCTTCACCACCGAACGGTCCGACAGGACGTCCGCGAACTCGGGGCGCTCCTCGGCGACGTACTGGAGGTACAGTCCTCGACGGCGGCGTTCGAGGCCGTCGAGGATCTCCGTACGGCGGCGATCGACTACCGCGACGGCACGCTCCCATCGCGTGAACCCTTGCGGACGGCACTGGGCTCGCTCGACTCCGATCTGGAGGGAGCCGCCGCCCGCGCGTTCACCGCCTACTTCGAACTCATCAACCTCGCGGAGGAGCGCGAACGGGTCCGCGCCATCCGCCGCGACGAGCAGGAGGGGCGGATCGAGGACAGCCAGACCGAGACGATCGCCTCGCTGATTGAGCGCGACGCCGACGCCGAGACGGTCCAGCAGGTCCTCGACGACGTGCTCATCCAGCCGACGTTCACCGCGCACCCGACGGAGGCCCACCGCAAGACGATCAAGGCGAAACTCCGGACGATCACCCAGATTTTGGAGACGCTCGACGAGCGGCGGCTGACCGACGCCGACCGCCGGAAATCGTGGAACCACCTCGAAGCGGAGGTGACGAGCCTGTGGCAGACGCCACAGGTGCGTGACCGGGCGCCCGAACCCGAAGACGAGGCGCGGAACGTGCAGTGGTATCTCGAAAACACGCTGTTCGACGTGGTGGGTGACGTGTACGCGGATCTGGAGGGGACGCTCGCCGAGTCGTACCCCGAGGTGGACGTGCCCAAACTCTTCGAGTTCCGGTCGTGGGCGGGGAGCGACCGCGACGGCAACCCCGCAGTGACCGTCGACGTGACGAGCGAGACGCTGGAGCGCCAGCGGTCGGTCGTCCTCTCGAAGTACCGCGACGAACTGAAGCGGCTCTCGGGCATCCTGAGTCAGGACGCGGCGTGGATCACGCCCGGCGACCGGTTCGAGGCGTCGCTGCTCGCGGACCGCGAGCGCTTCCCGGAGGTGGCGAGCGAGGCCGAGGCACGCTACCCCCACGAGTTCTACCGGCAGAAACTGAAGCTGATGCGCGAACGCCTCGAACGCGTCGACGACGTGCGCCCCGGCGGCTATCGGGAGCCGGAGGAACTCGTCGACGACCTCGAAGCCATCGACGAGAGCCTGCGGCTCAACGACGCCGAGTCCATCGCGGACGCCTACGTCGAACCGCTGATTCGGAAGGTCGACACCTTCGGCTTCGCGCTCGCCAGTCTCGACCTGCGCGACCACCAGAAGAACCACACCGAGACGGTCGGCGAGTTGCTGGAGAGGCAGGGCGTCGAGTACCGCGACCTCGACGAGGAGGGTCGGATCGACGTGTTGACCGAGGCGATCCTGCAGGACGCCGACGTGGTCGACCTCTCGAACCCCGGTGACGTGAGCGACACCACCCAGCGTGTCTGCAAGCGCTTCGACGCCCTCCAACGCTGGCAGCGCGAGTACGGCGCCGACGCCATCGACACCTACTGCATCAGCATGACCGAGGAGCCGAGCCACGTCCTCGAAGTCCTGTTTCTGGCCGATCAGGCGGGCGTCGTCTCCCTCCCCGAGTACAGCGGCCTCGACGTGGTGCCGCTACTGGAGACGGAGAGCGCCCTCGACGGCGCCCGGCGCATCATGGGAACGCTGTTCGAGAACGAGGCGTACGCGGCCGCGCTCTCCTGCCGGGGAGACACGCAGGAGATCATGCTGGGCTACTCCGACTCGAACAAGGAGAACGGCTTCCTCGCGGCCAACTGGGACCTCTACCGGAACCAGCGTCGCCTCGCGGACATCACCGACGAGTTCGGCGTGCAGATGCGCCTGTTCCACGGCCGCGGCGGCTCTATCTCCCGCGGCGGCGGCCCGATGCACGAGGCCATGCTTGCTCTGCCCATCGAGACGGTGACCGGCGAGATCAAGTTCACCGAACAGGGCGAGGCCATCGCCGAGAAGTACGGCAACCCCCGGATCGCCGAGCGCAACCTCGAACGCATGCTGGACGCACAGATGCGCGCCAGAGAGCAGTCGATGGAGGGGCCGATCAAGGAGACGCCGGACGCGTGGACCGACGCGATGGAGACGATGGCGCCCGCGGCGCGGACGGCGTACACCGACCTGCTGGAGACGGACGGCTTCATCCCCTACTTCGAGACGGCGACGCCAATCACGGTCATCGAGGATCTCAACCTCGGGTCGCGTCCCGCTTCCCGGTCGGGCGAGCGCACCGTCGAGGACCTCCGGGCGATCCCGTGGGTGTTCTCGTGGACGCAGTCGCGGTGTATCCTCCCCGGGTGGTACGGGCTGGCGACGGGTATCGACGCCTATCTCGACGACGGCGGGTCGATGGAGACGCTCCGGAAGATGTACGAGCGCTGGCCGTTCTTCCGGACGACCCTCGACAACGCCGCGCAGGCGATGGCGAAGACGGACATGGAGATTGCCGAGGAGTACGCGAACCTCGCGCCCGCGGAGTTGCGCGAACGCTTCTTCCCGCGCATCCGCTCGGAACACGAACGCGCCGTCGAACTCGTCCTCGACATCACGGGCCGCGACGACCCGCTTCGGCGACCGTGGCTCCGCGAGAGTCTCGACCGGCGCAACCCCTACGTCGACCCGCTGAACTTCCTGCAAACGCGCCTGCTGGCCCGCGACGACCGCACGCCCTCCGAGGAGCGCACCCTCCGGCTGACGGTCAAGGGCATCGCGGCGGGGATGAAGAGTACGGGCTGA
- the nucS gene encoding endonuclease NucS produces MPVTTLHRPAHRDALTHLEDAFQRGDLITVFGRCTVEYDGRASSSLGPGDRLLLLKPDGSALVHTDEGRTPVNWQPPGCDHFASVRDGRLRVRSVRRSPEELLDVRFDRVHHLAAYDVTDPDDLDLQGSEADLKEHVLDHPERIAPGFEPHATERETEAGPMDVFGEDAQGRPVVVELKRRRVGPDAVGQLRRYVDALGRELGDGVEIRGVLVAPSVTDRAAALLEQEGLEFAALDPATGRPPEDDA; encoded by the coding sequence ATGCCGGTCACGACGCTCCACCGCCCGGCCCACCGGGACGCGCTGACCCACCTCGAAGACGCTTTCCAGCGAGGTGACCTCATCACCGTCTTCGGCCGCTGTACCGTCGAGTACGACGGCCGCGCGTCGAGCAGTCTCGGTCCCGGCGACCGCCTCCTCCTCCTCAAACCCGACGGCTCGGCGCTCGTCCACACCGACGAGGGCCGCACGCCGGTCAACTGGCAGCCGCCGGGCTGTGACCACTTCGCCAGCGTCCGTGACGGGCGGCTTCGGGTGCGGAGCGTCCGCCGGTCGCCGGAGGAACTCCTCGACGTGCGCTTCGACCGCGTCCACCATCTCGCCGCCTACGACGTGACCGATCCCGACGACCTCGACCTGCAGGGGAGCGAGGCCGACCTGAAAGAACACGTCCTCGACCACCCGGAGCGGATCGCCCCCGGCTTCGAACCGCACGCGACCGAACGCGAGACCGAGGCGGGACCGATGGACGTGTTCGGGGAGGACGCGCAGGGTCGGCCGGTCGTCGTCGAGTTGAAGCGCCGGCGCGTGGGTCCGGACGCCGTCGGCCAGCTCCGCCGCTACGTCGACGCGCTCGGCCGCGAACTCGGTGACGGGGTAGAGATTCGGGGCGTGCTCGTCGCTCCCTCGGTCACCGACCGGGCGGCGGCGCTTCTGGAGCAGGAGGGACTGGAGTTCGCCGCGCTCGATCCGGCGACCGGTCGGCCGCCCGAAGACGACGCGTGA
- a CDS encoding DICT sensory domain-containing protein, producing MGLFELIATVDAEEKTLTVFNPEAGVATALREHFADRNLAIEEATSDAGPRNYAVLSRDDQFLAALDVSDVLGDRKGVAPGFTRETYEVVLDELDETMFTSYDTERMIAASKEIEDRAWRGASGELHAGFQTCSRFASQADVYDHIARRGSLDVHVYAHPEGSGDFESPAGPTLHLSTATEIHDTWFVAYDGGGVEAAKCALLAEERMPGSFYGFWTYDPETVDELVDHLRTTYAIPEADGRAADRGPDD from the coding sequence ATGGGGCTGTTCGAACTCATCGCCACGGTCGACGCCGAGGAGAAGACGCTGACGGTGTTCAACCCCGAAGCAGGCGTGGCGACGGCACTCCGCGAACATTTCGCCGACCGCAACCTCGCCATCGAGGAAGCGACGAGCGACGCTGGGCCCCGTAACTACGCCGTGTTGAGCCGCGACGACCAGTTTCTCGCTGCCCTCGACGTGAGCGATGTCCTCGGCGACCGGAAGGGCGTCGCCCCCGGCTTCACCCGCGAGACGTACGAGGTGGTGCTGGACGAACTCGACGAGACGATGTTCACCTCCTACGACACCGAGCGGATGATCGCGGCCTCGAAGGAGATCGAGGACCGCGCCTGGCGCGGCGCGTCGGGGGAACTCCACGCCGGCTTCCAGACCTGTAGCCGGTTCGCGTCGCAGGCCGACGTGTACGACCACATCGCGCGCCGCGGGAGCCTCGACGTCCACGTCTACGCCCACCCGGAGGGGAGCGGCGACTTCGAGTCGCCGGCCGGGCCGACGCTCCACCTGTCGACCGCGACCGAGATCCACGACACGTGGTTCGTCGCGTACGACGGCGGGGGCGTGGAGGCCGCGAAATGTGCGCTACTGGCGGAGGAGCGGATGCCGGGGTCGTTCTACGGCTTCTGGACCTACGATCCCGAGACCGTCGACGAGCTCGTCGACCACCTCCGAACCACGTACGCGATCCCCGAAGCCGACGGACGGGCAGCCGACCGCGGTCCGGACGACTAG
- a CDS encoding MFS transporter, giving the protein MTDHVGATATSEERLLGGYGGRLLLLVSLGWLTIQGGRLVLSPLLPSLIDDLAITPFRAGIALSVLWGLYALGQFPSGRLSDRLTRKTLLVAGLTIAAAGFAVLAVAVSYPLFLLGAAVVGVGAGLYPTAARALISDHFEAKRGGAFGLHTASGDLGGGVAAGLAVAALAVATWRAAFLPVVAVLVLVAVVLHATSRESYHVAAVDLDVRATVGRLFATARTRRLLFAYCLFAFAWQGTAGFLPTLLQLDKGFSPEFASAGFAGLFVVGALVKPTAGRLADRVRRAPVAAGTLALGAVALVGLLAAETPLAVGVATVVFATGLMAFPPVMQSYLMDVFPTASMGADLGLARTTYIGFGALGPSFIGFVAERTDYTTAFGALAAALLVAAVVVAIEARP; this is encoded by the coding sequence ATGACCGACCACGTCGGAGCGACCGCGACATCGGAGGAGCGCCTCCTCGGCGGCTACGGCGGCCGACTCCTCCTGCTGGTCTCGCTCGGCTGGCTCACCATCCAGGGCGGACGGCTCGTCCTCTCGCCGCTCCTCCCGTCGCTCATCGACGACCTCGCCATCACGCCCTTCCGCGCCGGGATCGCCCTCTCCGTGCTGTGGGGGCTGTACGCGCTCGGTCAGTTCCCGAGCGGCCGTCTCTCGGACCGCCTCACGCGCAAGACGCTACTGGTGGCGGGGCTGACGATCGCCGCCGCGGGATTCGCCGTCCTCGCCGTCGCCGTCTCCTACCCGCTCTTCCTGCTCGGGGCGGCCGTCGTCGGCGTCGGCGCCGGCCTCTACCCGACCGCCGCTCGCGCACTCATCTCGGATCACTTCGAGGCGAAACGCGGGGGCGCGTTCGGATTACACACCGCCTCGGGTGACCTCGGCGGCGGCGTCGCCGCGGGTCTCGCAGTCGCCGCCCTCGCCGTCGCGACGTGGCGGGCCGCGTTCCTGCCTGTCGTCGCCGTCCTCGTCCTCGTCGCCGTCGTCCTCCACGCGACGAGCCGCGAGTCGTACCACGTCGCAGCCGTCGACCTCGACGTGCGCGCGACCGTCGGCCGCCTGTTCGCCACCGCCCGCACCCGACGGCTCCTCTTCGCGTACTGTCTCTTCGCGTTCGCGTGGCAGGGGACGGCCGGCTTCCTGCCCACCCTGCTCCAACTCGACAAGGGGTTCTCACCCGAATTCGCCAGTGCGGGCTTCGCCGGCCTCTTCGTCGTCGGCGCGCTGGTGAAGCCGACCGCCGGCCGCCTCGCGGACCGGGTGCGGCGGGCGCCCGTCGCCGCCGGGACGCTCGCGCTCGGTGCCGTCGCCCTCGTCGGCCTCCTCGCCGCCGAGACGCCACTCGCCGTCGGCGTCGCCACCGTCGTCTTCGCCACCGGCCTCATGGCCTTCCCGCCGGTGATGCAGTCGTACCTGATGGACGTGTTCCCCACCGCGAGCATGGGCGCCGATCTCGGCCTCGCGCGCACTACGTACATCGGGTTCGGCGCGCTCGGCCCCTCCTTCATCGGGTTCGTGGCCGAACGCACCGACTACACCACCGCCTTCGGGGCGCTCGCCGCGGCGCTCCTCGTCGCGGCCGTCGTCGTCGCCATCGAAGCCCGGCCCTAG